From one Rhizobium sp. CIAT894 genomic stretch:
- a CDS encoding DinB family protein — MPTFDPVRSFRKLAYNNALANHRLLQACAALKPGEFEAPRTSFFPSIKETLNHIITVDWFYVDGMEGGTLGFQAFEVDEPFDDVLSLAQAQAKVDQRLTTLCQTLTPERLVSTVRLHRGDRIQEERMDDVLAHLFQHQTHHRGQVHAMLAGTSIAPPQLDEFIVADDARFRGSELAALGWSEETLMN; from the coding sequence ATGCCGACCTTCGATCCCGTCAGGTCATTTCGCAAACTCGCCTATAACAACGCCCTTGCCAACCACCGTCTGCTTCAGGCTTGCGCGGCATTGAAGCCCGGTGAATTCGAGGCGCCGCGCACGAGCTTCTTCCCCTCGATCAAGGAGACCTTGAACCACATCATCACGGTCGACTGGTTCTATGTCGATGGCATGGAAGGCGGCACGCTCGGCTTCCAGGCCTTCGAGGTCGACGAACCGTTCGACGACGTTCTATCCCTGGCGCAAGCCCAGGCGAAAGTCGATCAGCGCCTGACGACACTTTGCCAGACCTTGACGCCGGAAAGGCTGGTTTCGACCGTCCGCCTCCATCGCGGCGACCGCATTCAGGAAGAGCGGATGGACGACGTGCTCGCCCACCTTTTCCAGCACCAGACCCATCATCGCGGCCAGGTGCATGCGATGCTCGCCGGCACCAGCATCGCCCCGCCGCAATTGGACGAATTCATCGTCGCCGACGATGCGCGGTTTCGCGGCAGCGAACTCGCCGCTCTCGGCTGGAGCGAAGAAACGCTGATGAATTAA
- a CDS encoding AcvB/VirJ family lysyl-phosphatidylglycerol hydrolase, translating to MIRTILLATACACMLATAPAYAAEETTQSFEAGLIPSPHIFLPEGEVKGTVMLISDAAGWGDFEKAEADRLVSEGAVVIGVDFPSYIQALSRYDVSLNDGCVYMVSDIESLSQQVQRATGNSAYHLPIVAGIGEGGALALAIAAQTPDATIGQTLAVDPKAGIPLAQELCTPASKKVVGQRIVYGLSDGALPDPIVTVFSPSADKDGRAHAEALKKIHATIEIRDSTDDAQTVFADTLDDLVTASGAFGNPLGLPLAILEATPALDTMAVIYSGDGGWRDIDKEVGGTLQKEGIPVVGVDSLHYFWSERKPEETAADLSKIIDFYRKQWKVKHVLLVGYSFGADVVPATYQLLKPTEKSAVTQLSLLSLSHQVDYVISVLGWLGQKTEGAGGDPVADLKNIDPKLVQCVYGKDDDDDVACPAVKESGAEVVELPGDHHFDENYDLLTKTIIDGLKRRLQD from the coding sequence ATGATCAGGACAATCCTTCTTGCCACGGCATGCGCCTGCATGCTCGCGACCGCACCGGCCTATGCCGCCGAGGAAACCACGCAGAGCTTCGAAGCCGGGCTCATCCCGTCGCCGCACATCTTCCTGCCGGAAGGGGAGGTGAAAGGCACGGTGATGCTGATATCGGATGCCGCCGGCTGGGGCGACTTCGAGAAGGCCGAGGCCGACAGACTGGTTTCCGAGGGCGCGGTCGTCATCGGCGTCGACTTCCCCTCCTATATCCAGGCGCTGAGCCGCTACGACGTCAGCCTCAACGACGGCTGCGTCTACATGGTCTCGGACATCGAATCGCTGAGCCAGCAGGTGCAGCGTGCGACCGGAAATAGCGCCTATCATCTGCCGATTGTCGCCGGCATCGGCGAGGGCGGGGCATTGGCGCTGGCAATCGCTGCCCAGACGCCGGATGCGACGATCGGCCAGACGCTCGCCGTCGATCCGAAGGCCGGCATTCCGCTTGCCCAGGAGCTCTGCACGCCGGCTTCCAAGAAGGTGGTCGGCCAACGCATCGTGTATGGCCTCAGCGACGGCGCCCTGCCGGATCCGATCGTCACCGTCTTCTCGCCCAGTGCCGACAAGGATGGCAGGGCCCATGCCGAAGCGCTGAAGAAGATCCATGCGACGATCGAGATCCGCGATTCCACCGACGATGCGCAAACGGTGTTTGCCGATACGCTTGACGATCTCGTCACCGCCTCCGGCGCCTTCGGCAATCCGCTCGGCCTGCCGCTGGCGATACTCGAGGCGACGCCTGCCCTCGATACGATGGCGGTGATCTATTCCGGCGACGGCGGCTGGCGCGATATCGACAAGGAGGTCGGCGGCACGCTGCAGAAGGAAGGCATTCCGGTCGTCGGCGTCGATTCGCTTCACTATTTCTGGTCGGAGCGCAAGCCGGAGGAGACCGCCGCGGATCTTTCGAAGATCATCGATTTTTACCGAAAGCAGTGGAAGGTAAAGCATGTGCTGCTTGTCGGATATTCTTTCGGCGCCGATGTCGTGCCGGCCACCTATCAGTTGCTTAAGCCAACCGAAAAGTCGGCGGTGACGCAATTGTCGCTGCTGTCGCTTTCGCACCAGGTCGACTATGTCATCTCCGTTCTCGGCTGGCTCGGCCAGAAGACGGAAGGGGCTGGAGGCGATCCCGTCGCCGATCTGAAAAACATCGACCCGAAGCTGGTGCAATGCGTCTACGGTAAGGACGATGATGACGATGTCGCCTGTCCGGCGGTGAAGGAGAGTGGCGCGGAAGTTGTCGAACTGCCCGGCGACCACCATTTTGACGAGAATTACGACCTTCTTACCAAGACGATCATCGACGGGTTGAAAAGACGGCTGCAGGATTAA
- the mprF gene encoding bifunctional lysylphosphatidylglycerol flippase/synthetase MprF, producing the protein MSGHDNLKEIEDADGFSFRALFRRYRTPLTAAATLVVFCLVGYAIMQLTNEVRYDDVVDALAATRPSAILLALFFTALSFLSLIFYDLNAIDYIGKKLPFPHVALTAFSAYAVGNTAGFGALSGGAIRYRAYTRLGLSPEDIGRIIAFVTLSFGLGLAGVAAIALIVIADEIGPLIGVSAFLLRLIAGSIVAILGAVMIIGRDGRVLDLGPVAIRLPDSRTWSRQFLVTAFDIAASASVLYVLLPQTAIGWPVFLAVYAIAVGLGVLSHVPAGLGVFETVIIASLGSAVNIDAVLGSLVLYRLIYHVLPLLIAVLAVSATELRRFVDHPAASSVRRIGGRLMPQLLSALALLLGVMLIFSSVTPTPDQNLEFLSNYLPLPMVEGAHFLSSLLGLALVVAARGLGQRLDGAWWVAVFSAVAALTLSLLKAIALVEAAFLAFLIFGLFVSRRLFTRHASLLNQALTASWLMAIAVIVVGSVVILLFVYRDVEYSNQLWWQFEFTAEAPRGLRAVLGITIISSAIAIFSLLRPATFRPEPATDEALARAVDIVIKQGNADANLVRMGDKSIMFSEKGDAFIMYGRQGRSWIALFDPVGEHRAVQELVWRFVEAARAAGCRAVFYQISPALLSHCADAGLRAFKLGELAVADLRTFEMKGGKWANLRQTASRAQRDGLEFAVVEPEHVSSIIDDLAAVSTAWLEHHNAKEKGFSLGAFDPDYVSSQPVGILKKDGRIVAFANILVTESREEGTIDLMRFSPDAPKGSMDFLFVQIMEYLRGQGFTHFNLGMAPLSGMSKREAAPVWDRIGSTVFEHGERFYNFKGLRAFKSKFHPHWQPRYLAVSGGGNPMIALMDATFLIGGGLKGVVRK; encoded by the coding sequence ATGTCGGGCCACGACAATTTGAAAGAGATCGAAGACGCGGACGGATTTTCTTTTCGCGCATTGTTCAGACGTTATAGAACACCGCTGACCGCGGCCGCGACACTCGTGGTCTTCTGCCTTGTCGGCTATGCGATCATGCAGCTCACCAACGAGGTGCGCTACGACGACGTCGTCGATGCGCTGGCGGCGACCAGACCGAGCGCGATCCTGCTCGCGTTGTTTTTCACCGCGCTAAGTTTCCTCTCGCTGATTTTCTACGATCTCAACGCTATCGACTATATCGGCAAGAAGCTGCCCTTTCCGCATGTGGCTCTGACGGCGTTCAGTGCCTATGCGGTTGGCAATACTGCCGGCTTCGGCGCACTTTCAGGCGGCGCGATCCGCTACCGCGCCTATACCCGTCTCGGGCTTTCGCCGGAGGATATCGGTCGCATCATCGCCTTCGTCACACTGTCCTTCGGTCTCGGGCTTGCGGGGGTCGCAGCGATCGCTCTCATCGTCATCGCCGATGAGATCGGCCCGCTTATCGGGGTCAGCGCCTTCCTGCTGCGGTTGATCGCCGGTTCGATCGTCGCCATTCTGGGCGCGGTGATGATCATCGGCCGTGACGGGCGCGTACTCGATCTCGGGCCCGTGGCCATCCGCCTGCCTGATTCGCGCACCTGGTCTCGGCAGTTCCTCGTCACCGCCTTCGATATCGCCGCCTCGGCGTCAGTGCTTTACGTGCTCTTGCCGCAGACGGCGATCGGCTGGCCGGTCTTTCTCGCCGTCTATGCGATCGCCGTCGGTCTCGGCGTGCTCAGCCACGTTCCGGCCGGGCTCGGCGTATTCGAGACGGTGATCATCGCATCGCTCGGCAGCGCAGTGAACATTGATGCCGTGCTCGGATCGCTGGTGCTTTACCGGCTGATCTACCATGTGCTGCCGCTGCTGATCGCCGTGCTCGCGGTTTCGGCGACGGAGCTGCGTCGTTTCGTCGACCATCCGGCCGCCTCGAGCGTGCGGCGCATCGGCGGAAGGCTGATGCCGCAGCTGCTGTCGGCTCTTGCGCTGCTGCTTGGCGTCATGCTGATATTTTCGAGCGTCACGCCGACGCCGGACCAGAACCTTGAATTCCTGTCCAACTATCTGCCGCTGCCGATGGTGGAAGGGGCGCATTTCCTCTCCAGCCTGCTCGGGCTCGCGCTCGTCGTCGCCGCCCGCGGTCTCGGCCAGCGGCTCGACGGAGCCTGGTGGGTGGCCGTGTTTTCGGCCGTCGCGGCGCTGACCTTGTCGCTTTTGAAGGCGATCGCGCTTGTCGAAGCTGCCTTTCTCGCCTTCCTCATCTTCGGGCTCTTCGTCAGCCGCCGGCTTTTCACCCGCCACGCCTCGCTGCTCAACCAGGCGCTGACGGCGTCCTGGCTGATGGCGATCGCCGTCATCGTTGTCGGTTCCGTCGTCATCCTGCTCTTCGTCTATCGTGACGTCGAATACAGCAACCAGCTCTGGTGGCAGTTCGAATTCACCGCCGAAGCGCCGCGCGGACTGCGTGCCGTGCTCGGTATCACCATCATCTCGTCGGCGATCGCCATCTTCAGCCTGCTTCGGCCGGCGACCTTTCGACCGGAACCGGCGACGGACGAGGCGCTGGCGCGTGCCGTTGATATCGTCATCAAACAGGGCAATGCCGACGCCAATCTGGTGCGCATGGGCGACAAGAGCATCATGTTTTCCGAAAAGGGCGATGCCTTTATCATGTACGGCCGGCAGGGCCGTTCCTGGATCGCGCTGTTCGACCCGGTCGGCGAACATCGCGCCGTGCAGGAACTGGTCTGGCGGTTCGTCGAAGCAGCGCGTGCCGCCGGCTGCCGCGCCGTGTTCTACCAGATCTCGCCGGCCCTGCTTTCCCATTGCGCCGATGCCGGCCTCCGCGCCTTCAAACTCGGTGAGCTGGCGGTGGCCGATCTTAGAACCTTCGAGATGAAGGGCGGCAAATGGGCGAACCTTCGCCAGACGGCAAGCCGGGCCCAGCGCGACGGGCTGGAATTTGCCGTCGTCGAACCGGAGCACGTGTCCTCGATCATCGATGATCTCGCCGCCGTTTCCACCGCCTGGCTCGAACATCACAACGCCAAGGAAAAGGGCTTTTCGCTCGGCGCCTTCGATCCCGACTACGTCTCCTCGCAGCCGGTCGGCATTCTGAAAAAGGACGGCAGGATCGTCGCCTTCGCCAATATCCTCGTCACGGAGTCCAGGGAGGAGGGCACGATCGATCTCATGCGCTTCTCGCCGGATGCGCCGAAGGGCTCGATGGATTTTCTCTTCGTGCAGATCATGGAATACCTGCGCGGCCAGGGTTTCACCCACTTCAATCTCGGCATGGCGCCCCTCTCCGGCATGTCGAAACGCGAGGCGGCGCCCGTCTGGGACCGCATCGGCAGCACCGTCTTCGAACATGGCGAGCGCTTCTACAACTTCAAAGGCCTTCGGGCGTTCAAATCCAAGTTTCATCCGCACTGGCAACCGCGCTATCTTGCGGTATCCGGAGGGGGCAATCCGATGATCGCGTTGATGGACGCGACATTTCTGATCGGGGGCGGATTGAAAGGGGTAGTGAGAAAATGA